In Schistocerca gregaria isolate iqSchGreg1 unplaced genomic scaffold, iqSchGreg1.2 ptg000668l, whole genome shotgun sequence, the sequence AataaattcaacatatttcttaaaaaaaagttaaaactcGAACATCAAACCCTCTCAGACAATCGAAAAAACACATATGAGACCAAATTGGTAAATTTTAGACACTGTTTAGAGCGCTATCAGATACATCGGTATGCCCCGTTAAGCGGCCGGGCGCCGCACAAAACGGCACGACCAAGATTAGATTGTGTCATATAAAAAAGTGAGCCTTTTAAAAGTTTAAGAGGCGCGAGAAGTTCCCTCTTCTAAACACATGAGGTGACGTTAGCGTACGGTAACTGGATCATAACCAATAATAGGAATTTTAGGGTACTTGTCGCCCAAAATTTTGGCCATCGCAAAGCCGAACTGACCAAGGCCAAATATACCTATTGCGGTGGGTGGAGCAGAAGTGACACTaggcgtcatttgttattgaaataGAAGAGGTGACAGTTCAAGAGCAGAGTTAACTAAAAAAATATCAactgaaaaccttttttttttgacattttttGTCTAAAGCCAAAGATTTATTTTGATCACCATAAATTATTTTCTGCTTATAGATTTCACATAAGTTGTTTTATACACTGAGATGTTCCCATCAAGGATTACGTCTGAGTTTTTTATCCGTCGCGGTAATAGAGTCGCTCAAGAGAAGTTGACAAGCCTTCGGCAAAATGGGACTTGCGGACGATTTGTCGCGAACCCGAGAGAAATTCGGATGGCCTCTGAGAAGGTACGAAATCTGCGAAATAAAGCGATGCGTGGAGTATCGCGCAAAGTTCAGGCTGCCGTATCAGTCGATCTACGGATGACCGATTACCAAGCGGTAATCGTCTCAAATAAACCCGATAAATAGAAAATTTTAACGCAGAACTTCTGTGTAGGTGAGAAGTTTTTATGCGCCGTCTCGTATACTTCGAGATGTCGACACTAAGAAGAAAGATGCGGACGATGCTGAGGTGTCTGAATTACAAGAGGAGCTGGAAAGGTTGCAGAGGGAGATGAGTGAAAAGCCAGTCTCAAAAGAAAGCAGCGAGCTCGACAGCACTTCCGTCGTGGACGATGAGAAGGCGCTAGCTGAGATGTTAAAGAAGCAAGAGGAAAACATGTCGGGTGAAGGCCAAGCTGCAGATGCCGCCGTGCTCGATGAGCTGATAAAAGAGACAGAACAAGTAACGGGACCAGAAGCTAAATTAGAGTTTCAGGCGGAGACGCGAAAGCTGTTAGATATTGTGGCTCGCTCACTCTATTCTGATAAGGAGGTGTTTGTGCGCGAGTTGATATCCAATGCGTCCGATGCATTGGAGAAAGCAAGATTTCTTCGCTTGACAGGTCAATACCTATCGGAGCCCGACTTGCCGCTCAAGGTCATGATTTCCGCTGATGGGGAGAGGACGCTGACTATTCAGGATACGGGCATAGGGATGACCAAAGAGGAGCTGATTGAGGATTTGGGGCGCATTGGCCATTCGGGTACAGGAGAATACTTGAAAATATTAGAAAGCACACAATCTTCAAACCTGATTGGCCAATTCGGAGTTGGGTTTTACTCTACCTTCATGGTGGCGAAAAGGATTAAGGTGTACAGTAGGAGTGCGAAGGAGCCTGATGCGAAGGGATACGTGTGGTCATCTGATGGATCGGGGTCTTATTCTGTAGCAGAAGCGGAGGGTGTTGCTCGCGGTACAAAAGTGATCATCGAGCTCAGCGAAGAATGTGAAGAGTATGCCAAAAAGCAAACAATCGAAAATGTTGTGAAGAAATACTCAAACTTTGTCGGATTCGATATTTATCTAAATGGGGCTCGTGTGAATACAATTAAAGCCCTTTGGACCATGCCGCCCTCTCAGATTTCTGAAGCCGACCACAAAGAATTCTATCAATTCATTTCCCATTCTCACGATTCACCTATCTACCACCTTCATTACTCAGCTGATTCACCTATCAATGTACGAAGC encodes:
- the LOC126318464 gene encoding TNF receptor-associated protein 1 homolog, mitochondrial-like, whose protein sequence is MFPSRITSEFFIRRGNRVAQEKLTSLRQNGTCGRFVANPREIRMASEKVRSFYAPSRILRDVDTKKKDADDAEVSELQEELERLQREMSEKPVSKESSELDSTSVVDDEKALAEMLKKQEENMSGEGQAADAAVLDELIKETEQVTGPEAKLEFQAETRKLLDIVARSLYSDKEVFVRELISNASDALEKARFLRLTGQYLSEPDLPLKVMISADGERTLTIQDTGIGMTKEELIEDLGRIGHSGTGEYLKILESTQSSNLIGQFGVGFYSTFMVAKRIKVYSRSAKEPDAKGYVWSSDGSGSYSVAEAEGVARGTKVIIELSEECEEYAKKQTIENVVKKYSNFVGFDIYLNGARVNTIKALWTMPPSQISEADHKEFYQFISHSHDSPIYHLHYSADSPINVRSIFYIPETHMEKYGLGILEPGVSLFARKVLIQAKCKGILPDWLRFIKGVVDSEDIPLNLSRELLQDSGLIKRLSNVLTRRILKYLDEESKLDEDKYMKFYHEYAQFLKQGICTDIKWKEDLAKLMRIESSKHPEGKYTSFEDYISNMPEKQLEIYYLCIPSRSYAETSPYFEAFQKRNVEVLFLYTNIDEFVMSNLAEYKGKKLVSIESSNASESIKQIGSVEEPESSEQNGEDRKLTGEEFTNFANWLRETLVTRVTTVVETSRLSSFPAVVVDHESAAFRRMMKMVDPSHAPTTPKVQLQINPSHPIIVKLNSIRNVDPELARDVSEQIMDNAMIQAGLLDDNRSMVPRLVKILDRALKNAEGAERSG